Proteins encoded in a region of the Streptomyces sp. NBC_01298 genome:
- a CDS encoding class I SAM-dependent methyltransferase translates to MERLANTAQAEAWNGYEGEQWARSQERWDAINDGFNQPLLEAAAISETDRVLDIGCGAGRTTRLAALRAARGQALGLDLSGPMLEKARDSALREGVQNVSFIQGDAQVHPFDPEGFDAVISRYGMTFFTDPVAAFANLHRALRPGGRLAFICAAEAEANGWLQALASLEGILPLGGFGKPGAPGMFSLTDPDHIRMLLSAGGFAEVAVQRVEVPGKWGVNAADATAFLLDSGPGRHLLDQVGPQEQTQARQALTVALRDHEADGAVWLRSSSWLVTAAREPLHG, encoded by the coding sequence ATGGAACGACTCGCCAACACCGCACAGGCAGAGGCATGGAACGGCTACGAGGGCGAGCAATGGGCCCGCAGTCAGGAACGCTGGGACGCCATCAACGACGGCTTCAACCAGCCCCTCCTGGAGGCTGCGGCCATCTCGGAAACCGATCGCGTGCTGGACATCGGCTGCGGGGCAGGCCGCACCACCCGGCTCGCAGCCCTGCGCGCCGCCCGCGGCCAGGCACTCGGACTGGACCTGTCAGGCCCGATGCTGGAGAAGGCCCGCGACAGCGCCCTGCGCGAAGGCGTGCAGAACGTCTCCTTCATTCAGGGCGACGCCCAAGTCCACCCCTTCGACCCCGAGGGGTTCGACGCGGTCATCAGCCGCTACGGCATGACCTTCTTCACCGACCCCGTCGCCGCGTTCGCCAATCTCCACCGCGCACTGCGCCCCGGCGGCCGGCTGGCCTTCATCTGCGCGGCCGAAGCCGAAGCCAACGGGTGGCTGCAGGCCCTGGCCTCGCTCGAGGGCATCCTGCCGCTCGGCGGCTTCGGAAAGCCGGGCGCACCCGGCATGTTCTCGCTCACCGACCCCGACCACATCCGGATGCTGCTCAGCGCGGGCGGGTTCGCCGAAGTCGCTGTACAGCGGGTCGAGGTGCCGGGGAAGTGGGGTGTCAACGCGGCAGATGCCACGGCGTTCCTGCTCGACTCCGGCCCTGGACGCCACCTCCTCGACCAGGTCGGGCCGCAGGAGCAGACCCAGGCACGCCAGGCGCTGACGGTCGCCCTGCGAGATCACGAGGCGGACGGAGCGGTGTGGCTTCGCAGCAGCTCCTGGCTGGTCACCGCTGCACGGGAGCCCCTACACGGCTGA
- a CDS encoding metal-sensitive transcriptional regulator yields the protein MHGYTANKDDILKRLRRIEGQVRGLQRLVDEDTYCIDVLTQVSATTKALQSFGLTMLEDHLHSCVADAIAEGGDGARDKVQEASQAIARMVRT from the coding sequence GTGCACGGCTACACCGCCAACAAGGACGACATCCTCAAACGGCTGCGCCGCATCGAAGGCCAGGTGCGTGGTCTGCAGCGCCTGGTCGACGAAGACACCTACTGCATCGACGTCCTCACCCAGGTCAGCGCCACCACCAAGGCCCTGCAGTCCTTCGGGCTGACCATGCTGGAAGACCACCTCCATTCATGCGTCGCCGACGCCATCGCGGAAGGTGGCGATGGAGCCCGCGACAAGGTCCAAGAAGCCTCCCAAGCCATCGCCCGCATGGTTCGCACCTGA
- a CDS encoding TetR family transcriptional regulator, whose amino-acid sequence MSPRGVAIPDLRERLFAAAERVVARDGAGALTSRAITVEADCGKGVLHTHFASLDEFVAELVLDRFARSARQAEALKAKVGQATVGDNLQEVVLVLMDALPPAVVGLAMTRPAAALHTREGLQAGAPAFAAIQQAFTFYLQAEQRGGRLAAGADAATIALALVGTTHHLLMTRDPGRGEDAKLTIGRLLAVLLRGAERPPVT is encoded by the coding sequence GTGTCACCTCGTGGAGTGGCGATTCCCGACTTGCGTGAGCGGCTGTTCGCGGCTGCGGAGCGGGTGGTGGCCCGCGACGGCGCAGGGGCCCTGACCAGCCGTGCGATCACCGTGGAGGCTGACTGCGGCAAGGGTGTCCTGCACACGCACTTCGCCAGCCTGGACGAGTTCGTTGCCGAGCTGGTCCTGGATCGGTTCGCGCGCAGCGCCCGGCAGGCCGAAGCGCTGAAGGCGAAGGTGGGCCAGGCGACGGTTGGAGATAATCTTCAGGAAGTCGTCCTCGTCCTGATGGACGCTCTGCCTCCTGCGGTGGTGGGGCTGGCGATGACACGCCCCGCGGCTGCGCTGCACACCCGGGAAGGCCTCCAGGCCGGCGCACCGGCGTTCGCCGCGATCCAGCAGGCCTTCACCTTCTACCTGCAGGCGGAGCAGCGCGGCGGTCGGCTGGCCGCGGGCGCCGATGCTGCCACCATCGCGCTCGCGCTCGTCGGCACGACCCACCACCTGCTGATGACACGCGATCCCGGACGGGGAGAGGATGCGAAGCTCACCATTGGTCGGCTGCTGGCTGTGCTGCTCCGCGGCGCCGAGCGGCCTCCGGTGACGTAG